In one Drosophila pseudoobscura strain MV-25-SWS-2005 chromosome X, UCI_Dpse_MV25, whole genome shotgun sequence genomic region, the following are encoded:
- the RhoGDI gene encoding rho GDP-dissociation inhibitor 1 isoform X2, giving the protein MAETEKQQPHPDHHDEDVHDANYQAPPEKTIEEIMAADQEDESLRRYKEALLGAAQTEKIVVEPNDPRKVIVKKLALVVEGRDDMELDLTGDISQLKKQLFVIKEGVQYKVRIDFIVQREIVHGLKYVQKTSRFGMPVDKMKHMVGSYPPKKEIQFYLTPAEEAPSGTLSRGTYSVSSIFTDDDKHIHLEWDWTFEIKKDWA; this is encoded by the exons ATGGCCGAAACAGAGAAGCAACAACCCCATCCCGACCATCATGATGAGGATGTGCACGATGCCAACTACCAAGCACCGCCGGAGAAGACCATCGAGGAGATCATGGCCGCCGATCAGGAGGATGAGAGTTTGAGACGCTACAAGGAGGCCCTCCTGGGCGCAGCCCAGACCGAGAAGATTGTTGTCG AGCCCAATGATCCGCGCAAGGTGATTGTGAAAAAGCTGGCGCTGGTTGTGGAGGGACGCGATGATATGGAATTGGATCTTACTGGCGACATTAGTCAGCTGAAAAAGCAG CTTTTTGTGATCAAAGAAGGTGTTCAGTACAAGGTGCGCATTGATTTTATTGTGCAACGTGAAATCGTTCACGGCCTTAAGTATGTGCAAAAGACCTCTCGCTTTGGCATGCCCG TCGACAAAATGAAGCACATGGTTGGCTCGTATCCGCCGAAAAAGGAAATTCAGTTCTACTTGACGCCCGCCGAGGAGGCGCCCTCCGGCACATTGTCGCGCGGCACTTACTCGGTCAGCTCGATCTTCACGGATGACGACAAGCACATACATTTGGAGTGGGACTGGACCTTTGAGATCAAAAAGGACTGGGCATAA
- the LOC6900843 gene encoding metaxin-2 isoform X3: MPSVLLSQLATANKLSVEPWPEDATLYQPYEVEQILLPENASCLAVKAYLKMCNLPFDVRTCANAEHMSPGGRMTKLPFIRAGAFIFAEFEPIVNFVEQKEMAIGNLQDEDEKADMRTYVSLVENIFTMAELYISFKNERVYKEVTAPRNGSVYPWPMNHMQNYGKRRNALRLLKVYQWNDLDIENVIEKVAKCCETLEYKLKESPDTPFFYGEQPCELDAIAFGHLFSILTTTLPNMALAQTVQKFKHLVEFCRFIDDKYFQTRK, from the exons ATGCCATCTGTATTATTAAGCCAACTGGCCACCGCCAACAAGCTGTCCGTGGAGCCATGGCCAGAAGACGCCACACTCTACCAG CCCTATGAAGTGGAGCAGATCTTATTGCCGGAGAACGCCAGCTGCCTGGCCGTGAAGGCATACCTCAAGATGTGCAACTTGCCCTTTGACGTGCGCACCTGCGCCAATGCAGAGCACATGTCGCCAGGTGGCCGCATGACCAAGCTGCCCTTTATCCGAGCTGGGGCATTTATCTTTGCCGAATTCGAGCCAATCGTCAATTTTGTTGAGCAGAAGGAGATGGCCATCGGTAACCTGCAGGACGAGGATGAGAAGGCCGATATGCGGACATATGTGTCGCTTGTGGAGAACATCTTCACCATGGCCGAGCTGTACATCAGCTTTAAGAACGAGCGCGTCTACAAGGAGGTGACAGCCCCGCGCAATGGCAGTGTCTATCCGTGGCCCATGAACCACATGCAGAACTATGGCAAGCGACGCAACGCGCTCCGTTTGCTGAAGGTCTACCAGTGGAACGACCTGGACATAGAAAACGTCATTGAAAAGGTGGCCAAATGTTGCGAGACGCTCGAATACAAACTGAAAGAGTCCCCCGACACGCCCTTCTTCTATGGCGAACAGCCCTGTGAACTGGATGCCATCGCCTTTGGACATCTCTTCAGCATTCTGACCACCACGCTACCCAACATGGCGCTGGCCCAGACCGTGCAAAAGTTCAAGCACTTGGTGGAGTTCTGTCGCTTCATCGATGACAAATACTTTCAGACCAG aAAGTAA
- the RhoGDI gene encoding rho GDP-dissociation inhibitor 1 isoform X1, with translation MAETEKQQPHPDHHDEDVHDANYQAPPEKTIEEIMAADQEDESLRRYKEALLGAAQTEKIVVEPNDPRKVIVKKLALVVEGRDDMELDLTGDISQLKKQLFVIKEGVQYKVRIDFIVQREIVHGLKYVQKTSRFGMPVVVDKMKHMVGSYPPKKEIQFYLTPAEEAPSGTLSRGTYSVSSIFTDDDKHIHLEWDWTFEIKKDWA, from the exons ATGGCCGAAACAGAGAAGCAACAACCCCATCCCGACCATCATGATGAGGATGTGCACGATGCCAACTACCAAGCACCGCCGGAGAAGACCATCGAGGAGATCATGGCCGCCGATCAGGAGGATGAGAGTTTGAGACGCTACAAGGAGGCCCTCCTGGGCGCAGCCCAGACCGAGAAGATTGTTGTCG AGCCCAATGATCCGCGCAAGGTGATTGTGAAAAAGCTGGCGCTGGTTGTGGAGGGACGCGATGATATGGAATTGGATCTTACTGGCGACATTAGTCAGCTGAAAAAGCAG CTTTTTGTGATCAAAGAAGGTGTTCAGTACAAGGTGCGCATTGATTTTATTGTGCAACGTGAAATCGTTCACGGCCTTAAGTATGTGCAAAAGACCTCTCGCTTTGGCATGCCCG TTGTGG TCGACAAAATGAAGCACATGGTTGGCTCGTATCCGCCGAAAAAGGAAATTCAGTTCTACTTGACGCCCGCCGAGGAGGCGCCCTCCGGCACATTGTCGCGCGGCACTTACTCGGTCAGCTCGATCTTCACGGATGACGACAAGCACATACATTTGGAGTGGGACTGGACCTTTGAGATCAAAAAGGACTGGGCATAA
- the LOC6900843 gene encoding metaxin-2 isoform X2, producing the protein MPSVLLSQLATANKLSVEPWPEDATLYQPYEVEQILLPENASCLAVKAYLKMCNLPFDVRTCANAEHMSPGGRMTKLPFIRAGAFIFAEFEPIVNFVEQKEMAIGNLQDEDEKADMRTYVSLVENIFTMAELYISFKNERVYKEVTAPRNGSVYPWPMNHMQNYGKRRNALRLLKVYQWNDLDIENVIEKVAKCCETLEYKLKESPDTPFFYGEQPCELDAIAFGHLFSILTTTLPNMALAQTVQKFKHLVEFCRFIDDKYFQTRCLQ; encoded by the exons ATGCCATCTGTATTATTAAGCCAACTGGCCACCGCCAACAAGCTGTCCGTGGAGCCATGGCCAGAAGACGCCACACTCTACCAG CCCTATGAAGTGGAGCAGATCTTATTGCCGGAGAACGCCAGCTGCCTGGCCGTGAAGGCATACCTCAAGATGTGCAACTTGCCCTTTGACGTGCGCACCTGCGCCAATGCAGAGCACATGTCGCCAGGTGGCCGCATGACCAAGCTGCCCTTTATCCGAGCTGGGGCATTTATCTTTGCCGAATTCGAGCCAATCGTCAATTTTGTTGAGCAGAAGGAGATGGCCATCGGTAACCTGCAGGACGAGGATGAGAAGGCCGATATGCGGACATATGTGTCGCTTGTGGAGAACATCTTCACCATGGCCGAGCTGTACATCAGCTTTAAGAACGAGCGCGTCTACAAGGAGGTGACAGCCCCGCGCAATGGCAGTGTCTATCCGTGGCCCATGAACCACATGCAGAACTATGGCAAGCGACGCAACGCGCTCCGTTTGCTGAAGGTCTACCAGTGGAACGACCTGGACATAGAAAACGTCATTGAAAAGGTGGCCAAATGTTGCGAGACGCTCGAATACAAACTGAAAGAGTCCCCCGACACGCCCTTCTTCTATGGCGAACAGCCCTGTGAACTGGATGCCATCGCCTTTGGACATCTCTTCAGCATTCTGACCACCACGCTACCCAACATGGCGCTGGCCCAGACCGTGCAAAAGTTCAAGCACTTGGTGGAGTTCTGTCGCTTCATCGATGACAAATACTTTCAGACCAGGTGCCTGCAATGA
- the LOC6900844 gene encoding cuticle protein 16.5-like → MKFLICLALTFAVAQAGFLASSPVATYAAAPSYAATYAAGPVAYSAPVATYAAAAPAYSTYAAASPAYSTYAAAAPAYTSSVYGVRAYTAPVTTYAAAAPAYTSYAAAAPAYTTYAAPAIVSPFLKKK, encoded by the coding sequence ATGAAGTTCCTCATCTGCTTGGCTCTCACCTTCGCCGTTGCCCAGGCTGGCTTCCTGGCTTCCTCTCCGGTTGCCACATACGCTGCTGCGCCGTCCTATGCTGCCACCTATGCCGCTGGACCCGTGGCCTACTCGGCTCCAGTGGCCACGtatgctgcagctgctcctgcttatTCCACAtatgctgctgcctctccGGCCTACTCAACCtacgctgcagctgctccagccTACACCTCGTCGGTGTACGGTGTCCGCGCCTACACCGCTCCTGTGACCACGtacgcagctgctgctcctgcttacACATCCTatgctgcggctgctcctgcGTACACCACCTATGCTGCTCCGGCCATTGTCAGCCCATTCCTGAAGAAGAAGTAA
- the LOC6900843 gene encoding metaxin-2 isoform X1: MPSVLLSQLATANKLSVEPWPEDATLYQPYEVEQILLPENASCLAVKAYLKMCNLPFDVRTCANAEHMSPGGRMTKLPFIRAGAFIFAEFEPIVNFVEQKEMAIGNLQDEDEKADMRTYVSLVENIFTMAELYISFKNERVYKEVTAPRNGSVYPWPMNHMQNYGKRRNALRLLKVYQWNDLDIENVIEKVAKCCETLEYKLKESPDTPFFYGEQPCELDAIAFGHLFSILTTTLPNMALAQTVQKFKHLVEFCRFIDDKYFQTSFVPC, translated from the exons ATGCCATCTGTATTATTAAGCCAACTGGCCACCGCCAACAAGCTGTCCGTGGAGCCATGGCCAGAAGACGCCACACTCTACCAG CCCTATGAAGTGGAGCAGATCTTATTGCCGGAGAACGCCAGCTGCCTGGCCGTGAAGGCATACCTCAAGATGTGCAACTTGCCCTTTGACGTGCGCACCTGCGCCAATGCAGAGCACATGTCGCCAGGTGGCCGCATGACCAAGCTGCCCTTTATCCGAGCTGGGGCATTTATCTTTGCCGAATTCGAGCCAATCGTCAATTTTGTTGAGCAGAAGGAGATGGCCATCGGTAACCTGCAGGACGAGGATGAGAAGGCCGATATGCGGACATATGTGTCGCTTGTGGAGAACATCTTCACCATGGCCGAGCTGTACATCAGCTTTAAGAACGAGCGCGTCTACAAGGAGGTGACAGCCCCGCGCAATGGCAGTGTCTATCCGTGGCCCATGAACCACATGCAGAACTATGGCAAGCGACGCAACGCGCTCCGTTTGCTGAAGGTCTACCAGTGGAACGACCTGGACATAGAAAACGTCATTGAAAAGGTGGCCAAATGTTGCGAGACGCTCGAATACAAACTGAAAGAGTCCCCCGACACGCCCTTCTTCTATGGCGAACAGCCCTGTGAACTGGATGCCATCGCCTTTGGACATCTCTTCAGCATTCTGACCACCACGCTACCCAACATGGCGCTGGCCCAGACCGTGCAAAAGTTCAAGCACTTGGTGGAGTTCTGTCGCTTCATCGATGACAAATACTTTCAGACCAG CTTTGTACCTTGCTGA